From a single Silene latifolia isolate original U9 population chromosome 6, ASM4854445v1, whole genome shotgun sequence genomic region:
- the LOC141587550 gene encoding uncharacterized protein LOC141587550: MLSRSVANGALHGIQISQSAPAVSHLLFADDSIFFVRAKVEEADEINHILRRYEAASSQMVSLDKTTVSFSKGVPRANRHTLASRLGVTEVEEQARYLGLPTVIRRSKKAITGILRDKLSKRVNDRRRKILSKAGMEVLIKAVANSLPTYVMSVFKIPANFCNELRSLISQFWWGHEEG, translated from the coding sequence ATGCTTAGCAGGTCAGTTGCAAACGGGGCTCTTCATGGCATTCAGATTTCTCAAAGTGCTCCCGCGGTCTCTCATTTGCTATTTGCCGATGATAGTATCTTCTTTGTTCGGGCTAAGGTTGAAGAAGCTGATGAGATTAATCATATTTTGAGGCGATATGAGGCGGCGTCGAGTCAGATGGTAAGTTTGGATAAAACTACTGTGTCGTTTAGTAAGGGTGTACCACGGGCCAATAGACACACTTTGGCTAGTCGATTAGGGGTTACAGAAGTGGAGGAGCAAGCAAGATATCTGGGCTTGCCTACGGTTATTCGCAGGTCTAAAAAAGCCATCACTGGTATTCTTCGTGATAAGCTAAGCAAAAGGGTAAATGATAGGCGGCGGAAAATATTGTCTAAGGCGGGTATGGAGGTTCTTATAAAGGCAGTTGCCAATTCACTCCCAACCTATGTGATGAGTGTTTTTAAAATTCCGGCGAACTTTTGTAATGAGCTTCGATCGTTGATTAGTCAGTTTTGGTGGGGGCATGAGGAAGGATGA
- the LOC141587551 gene encoding uncharacterized protein LOC141587551 — protein sequence MDFLVHEEDKEWRVTGFYGWPTVADRHLSWELLKVLEKQSTLPWLCIGDFNEILYSTEMKGGSRAQWQMNNFQAAVDECGLKDVGWEGYMFSFDNGQSGDANRQSRIDRAMSTEAWLDLFPYAKLINLDREWSDHAPIKLVFDRREACHTVKRRFKFEQIWVGEEG from the coding sequence ATGGATTTCTTAGTCCACGAAGAGGACAAGGAGTGGAGAGTTACGGGTTTCTATGGATGGCCGACGGTTGCTGACCGTCATTTATCTTGGGAGCTGCTTAAAGTCCTTGAGAAACAGTCGACACTTCCTTGGCTCTGTATCGGTGACTTTAATGAGATTCTTTATTCGACTGAGATGAAGGGGGGGAGTCGTGCACAGTGGCAGATGAATAATTTTCAAGCAGCGGTTGATGAGTGTGGGCTAAAGGATGTTGGGTGGGAGGGGTACATGTTTAGTTTTGATAATGGCCAAAGTGGTGATGCTAATAGACAAAGTAGGATTGACCGAGCGATGAGTACTGAGGCGTGGTTAGACCTTTTTCCTTATGCAAAGCTGATTAATCTTGACCGGGAATGGTCCGACCATGCCCCGATTAAGCTTGTGTTTGACAGAAGAGAGGCTTGTCATACGGTGAAGAGGAGGTTCAAATTTGAACAAATTTGGGTTGGAGAGGAGGGATGA